One genomic window of Luteitalea pratensis includes the following:
- a CDS encoding class I SAM-dependent methyltransferase, with product MDDAEAARYWDDNAEAWTTLSRAGYDEYRDGLNTPAFLAMLPDVRGREGLDVGCGEGYNTRQLAARGARMTGIDLSRGFLRHAVDAERLDPRGIGYVGASAAHVPYADGSFDFVTAFMSLMDMPGLERVLSEMRRVLRPGGFLQASIEHPCFATPHRRNLRGPDGRTYALEVGDYFNRLDGTVTEWTFSAAPPEVKTTVRRFRIPRFTRPLGEWINMFIDAGFAIERIEEPRPDDEAVRAYPRLQDAQVVAFFLHVRVRRI from the coding sequence CGCCGAGGCGTGGACGACGCTGTCGCGCGCGGGGTATGACGAGTATCGCGATGGGTTGAATACGCCGGCGTTCCTCGCGATGCTCCCGGACGTCAGGGGGCGCGAGGGTCTCGACGTGGGGTGCGGCGAGGGCTACAACACGCGGCAGCTTGCGGCGCGCGGTGCGCGGATGACCGGCATCGACCTCTCGCGCGGCTTCCTGCGACATGCCGTCGACGCCGAGCGGCTCGACCCGCGTGGTATCGGCTATGTCGGCGCGAGCGCGGCGCACGTGCCGTACGCCGACGGCTCATTCGATTTCGTCACGGCGTTCATGAGCCTGATGGACATGCCGGGACTCGAGCGGGTCCTGTCGGAGATGCGCCGTGTCCTCCGGCCGGGCGGCTTCCTGCAGGCATCCATCGAGCATCCCTGCTTTGCCACCCCGCATCGCCGCAACCTGCGCGGCCCCGACGGCAGGACCTATGCCCTGGAGGTCGGCGACTACTTCAATCGCCTCGACGGCACGGTCACCGAGTGGACGTTCTCGGCCGCGCCTCCGGAAGTGAAGACGACGGTACGTCGCTTCCGCATCCCCCGCTTCACGCGGCCGCTCGGCGAGTGGATCAACATGTTCATCGACGCCGGGTTCGCGATTGAACGCATCGAGGAACCCCGCCCCGACGATGAGGCTGTGCGCGCGTATCCAAGGCTCCAGGACGCCCAGGTCGTCGCGTTCTTCCTGCATGTCCGCGTGCGGCGGATCTAG